A genome region from Anastrepha obliqua isolate idAnaObli1 chromosome 4, idAnaObli1_1.0, whole genome shotgun sequence includes the following:
- the LOC129245955 gene encoding uncharacterized protein LOC129245955: protein MATEPFLEAVRTAITITTTKTEDPKCVANKTRIYTNTTNTCIKTISNVIVNANIAARQCRRRCHCCCSRLRQRRCNNKVSIVSGSAYNNRCHQQQQQPSRHIIAASSCSCCHGISHYSHQSSKRVSSGGRIVNWLLLLSLLITCFIGDSLQIKNGKRLQYLLYFGVVPGK from the coding sequence ATGGCTACAGAGCCATTTTTAGAAGCCGTCAGGACAGCaataacaattacaacaacaaaaacagaagaCCCAAAATGCGTTGCGAATAAAACGagaatatatacaaatacaacaaatactTGTATAAAAACAATATCAAATGTTATAGTAAATGCGAATATTGCTGCTCGGCAATGTCGTCGTCGTTGTCACTGTTGTTGTTCTCGCCTGAGACAACGACGATGTAATAATAAAGTCAGCATTGTGAGCGGAAGTGCCTACAACAACAGGTGtcatcagcaacaacagcagccaaGTCGGCATATAATCGCAGCAAGTAGTTGTAGTTGCTGCCATGGAATTTCTCATTATTCTCATCAGAGCAGTAAGAGAGTTAGTAGTGGTGGCCGCATCGTCAATTGGTTATTGCTTTTATCGCTCTTAATTACCTGTTTTATTGGTGATAGTctacaaattaaaaatg
- the LOC129243996 gene encoding histone H3-like centromeric protein A has protein sequence MRPLHKPGPKSKTGGCNLLGEIDTSSSSEVTNFHSPPRQTAAARRSQNDGRTSTVRKSRAPERTLQPVPTPSASRQSRGSSRRKQRLPSRKELKLLQRTDFMIPRLSFSRVVREIMMQFSSDVRCITALALEALQTAAEKYMENRFEDAYLLSLHAGRVTLFLKDLELINYLMGRYNL, from the coding sequence ATGCGGCCATTACATAAACCTGGTCCTAAATCAAAAACGGGCGGATGCAATCTTCTTGGCGAGATTGATACAAGTTCCTCGAGTGAAGTTACAAATTTTCATTCACCGCCGAGACAAACGGCAGCCGCTCGGCGATCTCAGAATGATGGAAGAACTTCTACGGTACGAAAATCTAGAGCACCAGAAAGAACATTACAACCTGTTCCAACTCCAAGTGCGTCGAGGCAATCAAGGGGCAGCAGTCGTCGCAAACAAAGATTGCCCAGCCGCAAAGAATTAAAACTCTTGCAGAGAACAGATTTTATGATACCACGACTAAGTTTTTCTCGAGTCGTACGCGAAATTATGATGCAGTTCTCAAGCGATGTGCGTTGTATAACGGCTTTAGCCCTGGAGGCTCTACAGACAGCAGCAGAAAAGTATATGGAAAATCGTTTTGAAGATGCATATTTGTTGTCGTTGCATGCGGGGCGAGTTACACTGTTTTTGAAGGATTTGGAATTAATCAATTATTTGATGGGTAGatataatttgtaa